A region from the uncultured Draconibacterium sp. genome encodes:
- a CDS encoding glycoside hydrolase family 28 protein gives MINKTFPVILILLALFACSKKEKQSPKSELVQRLEGFFYNTDFVVIPDATFKVADYGAVADGKTVATEAIQKAIDAAAKAGGGKVIFEPGTYLSGALFVKSNVELNIGEGVVIQAIQNNDHYPRKWTRIAGIEMEWPAALINVYDEKNVRITGKGVIDGNGRYWWNKFWGDPKYSGGMWGEYKEKGIRWAVDYDCERVRPVVIWESEDVLLKDFTVKRAGFWTVSLTYSSRVHVDGLVVRNNIGGHGPSSDGIDTDSSKDILVENCDIDCNDDNLCIKAGKDADGLRVNRPAENIVYRNCITRAGHGLLTLGSETSGGMRNIEVYGLEADGTNIGIRFKSAKVRGGLMENIHFHDIKMKNVANPFHFELNWYPEYSYCNIPESIPEEEIKDRWRVLSQRVEPEEKGIPEFRNIKLSNIVVEKAKRAFYANAYPEKPIHNIHWENILVEAEESGKLSYASDWTMKNVQLKTASGKPIELIECTNIQQPELIKTNAAPKQEERKLTLDEQFRKINFKAELVIIPVNPTEIQALVNGDTTLYSKEFVVHILKEENANMHFYEPLGDGFYQSKVEISTQNQGKLIEIKGQKEHDYTIEVIRKTKPKKVNGADKWSYDENTRKVIIEKSGKSFSLQIEN, from the coding sequence ATGATAAATAAAACATTTCCAGTTATACTTATTTTGCTTGCACTTTTTGCATGTTCAAAAAAAGAAAAACAATCTCCTAAAAGTGAACTGGTTCAACGACTTGAAGGATTCTTTTACAACACTGACTTTGTGGTAATTCCTGATGCAACTTTTAAAGTAGCCGATTACGGAGCAGTGGCCGATGGTAAAACTGTTGCAACTGAAGCTATTCAGAAAGCAATTGATGCAGCTGCAAAAGCCGGAGGTGGTAAAGTAATTTTTGAACCCGGAACTTACCTTTCTGGTGCACTTTTTGTAAAATCGAATGTAGAACTCAACATCGGAGAAGGAGTGGTTATTCAAGCCATTCAGAACAACGACCACTACCCCAGAAAATGGACAAGAATTGCCGGAATTGAAATGGAATGGCCGGCAGCCTTAATTAATGTTTACGATGAAAAAAATGTACGAATTACGGGTAAAGGTGTTATAGATGGTAACGGACGCTATTGGTGGAATAAATTTTGGGGCGACCCAAAATACAGCGGTGGCATGTGGGGCGAATACAAAGAAAAAGGCATCCGCTGGGCGGTTGACTACGACTGTGAACGTGTTCGGCCTGTGGTAATTTGGGAATCGGAAGACGTGCTTTTAAAAGATTTCACCGTTAAACGTGCCGGTTTTTGGACCGTTTCGCTCACCTACAGCTCCCGTGTTCATGTTGATGGTCTGGTGGTTCGAAACAACATTGGCGGTCATGGACCTAGTTCGGATGGTATTGACACCGACTCTTCAAAAGACATTCTGGTGGAGAATTGCGACATTGACTGCAACGATGATAATCTCTGCATTAAAGCCGGGAAAGATGCCGATGGACTACGAGTAAACCGTCCGGCGGAAAATATTGTGTACCGAAACTGCATAACCCGAGCAGGCCATGGTTTATTAACGCTTGGTAGCGAAACATCGGGCGGTATGCGAAACATTGAGGTATACGGGCTGGAGGCTGATGGAACCAATATTGGAATCCGGTTTAAATCAGCTAAAGTTCGTGGTGGCCTTATGGAAAATATTCATTTTCACGATATTAAAATGAAAAATGTTGCTAACCCTTTTCATTTTGAGTTGAACTGGTACCCCGAGTACAGCTACTGCAACATTCCAGAATCTATTCCCGAAGAAGAAATTAAAGACCGCTGGCGTGTGCTTAGTCAACGTGTTGAACCCGAGGAAAAAGGAATACCAGAGTTCAGAAATATAAAACTCAGCAACATTGTTGTTGAAAAAGCCAAACGTGCATTTTATGCCAATGCCTACCCCGAAAAACCGATTCATAATATCCATTGGGAGAATATTTTGGTTGAAGCAGAAGAAAGTGGCAAATTGAGTTATGCCAGCGATTGGACCATGAAAAATGTTCAGCTTAAAACAGCCAGTGGTAAACCAATTGAGTTAATTGAGTGTACAAATATTCAACAGCCTGAATTGATAAAGACCAATGCTGCACCAAAACAAGAAGAGCGAAAACTAACGCTTGACGAGCAATTTAGAAAAATAAACTTTAAAGCCGAATTGGTAATTATTCCGGTAAATCCAACTGAGATACAAGCCTTGGTTAACGGCGATACAACTTTGTATTCGAAAGAGTTTGTAGTGCACATTTTAAAAGAAGAAAATGCCAATATGCATTTTTACGAACCTCTGGGTGATGGTTTCTACCAGTCGAAGGTTGAAATAAGCACTCAAAACCAGGGAAAGCTAATTGAGATTAAAGGACAAAAAGAACATGATTATACCATAGAAGTTATAAGAAAGACAAAACCCAAAAAGGTTAATGGTGCTGATAAATGGAGCTACGATGAAAATACCAGAAAAGTAATTATTGAAAAATCAGGAAAGAGCTTCTCATTACAAATAGAAAACTAG
- a CDS encoding DUF4450 domain-containing protein: protein MIKNYINIILLFSIALLISCGQKTPDKKATNLWHNESREIRYQPDGKGFVITNGTKRFNRALYGTNTGFRVEAGDLPEFAIYMPRLGGTFRLGLIQADSSKWLINAETIKMRYEAGSITYQIEDPLLGTGKLHLHLLAMADADGFILKIDAKNVSEETELFWGFGGASGKRFSREGDLGADPESVFYLKPENCKTNEYFIRDNSFNLYYGSGRTLSDNEVYENNYQPTTEEIKTTRLKEKKRLFGLVPINSDLKLGDASFQNNPLGLYQSQVQEAPVITGKTALTEENYFLILNPDTKIRPAYSEIPQLFQQASFARKEIADRIKIETPDKYINAVGATLSTAADAVWDGKSFMHGAIAWRMPLNGWRGAYAADWLGWHDRAKTHFRGYFQSQYTAPASGPSTPDEKTHLARQKEEKGTALFTDGYISRRPGGENKPHHYDMNLVFISQLLSHFRWTGDLDFLRESWPVLERHLAWEKRCFDANNDGLYDAYASIWASDALQYSGGGVTHSSSYNYRANLIAAELAPLIGKDPKSYLLEAEKIKTAVNESLWLHEKGWFAEYKDLLGNQLVHPSAALWTVYHAIDEKMANPFQAYQSTQYIDKNIPHIPIEAEGLETSKYYTLATSNWMPYTWSINNVAFAEVLHIALAYWQSGRPEKAFELTKSTFLDYMFLGSSPGNFGQLSHYDAFRGELYRDFADPVSMAARAFVEGMFGISPDIVNEKLSIAPGWPEEWSHASIQTPDIKLNFKRNNDTDIYEIESNFGKKLQLNLALNARKVDIKSVTINGETRDWTFDEKAIGSPKVIVKSKKGNKFKVKIEWSGSEWETPKVDEFYALNENINIQLKKATLVDIYDPQNIFDDIEKNEKTFSAKLKGKPGWRTAFLKFKQNDLQWWHPLSFDLRPAFCLVSDKQQAENKLAFKIQNNTKKTFNGKYSVNGIFQNITIPAKSISDKIIISNKLVPGSNKVEIIETNITENVVNWNVSISNKTVFEKVNITEQFNDRITNIFKEQYFSPRSPYPTLSIPVQGIGDWCSYRETEEIDDSGLRKKAGAANEIKSAQGIPFQTPGEAKSNILFTSKWDNYPDSVEIPLSGKASHLYLLMAGSVHHMQINMVNGWIKVNYKDGSNEVLPLKSPENWWPIEQDYYQDGFAFKVNAPQPPRLYLKTGEWHLDSYDILKKNGTNKIEGGAASMLDLPLNPKKELQSLKVITNTNDVVIGLMAATLKTEN, encoded by the coding sequence GTGATAAAAAATTACATAAATATAATTCTACTTTTTTCGATTGCACTGCTAATTTCCTGCGGGCAAAAAACACCTGACAAAAAAGCGACCAATCTTTGGCATAACGAAAGTCGGGAAATACGTTATCAGCCTGATGGAAAAGGTTTTGTGATTACCAATGGTACCAAACGTTTTAACCGGGCTCTGTACGGCACTAATACCGGTTTTCGGGTTGAAGCAGGCGATTTGCCTGAGTTTGCCATTTACATGCCTCGTTTGGGTGGAACTTTTCGACTTGGGCTTATTCAGGCTGATAGCTCAAAATGGCTAATTAACGCTGAAACAATAAAAATGCGTTACGAAGCCGGCAGCATTACTTACCAAATTGAAGACCCGCTTTTAGGAACTGGAAAACTGCACCTTCATCTTTTGGCAATGGCCGATGCCGATGGTTTTATTTTGAAAATTGACGCCAAAAATGTTTCTGAAGAAACTGAACTATTCTGGGGATTTGGAGGCGCGAGTGGCAAACGCTTTTCACGCGAAGGTGATTTGGGTGCCGATCCCGAATCTGTTTTCTATTTAAAACCTGAAAATTGTAAAACCAATGAATATTTTATCCGCGATAACAGTTTTAACCTTTACTATGGTTCGGGGCGAACGTTGTCTGATAATGAGGTTTACGAAAACAACTATCAACCAACAACAGAAGAAATAAAGACCACCCGCCTAAAAGAAAAGAAACGTTTATTTGGCTTGGTTCCCATAAATTCAGATTTAAAGCTTGGCGATGCTTCCTTTCAGAATAATCCGCTAGGCCTCTACCAATCTCAGGTTCAGGAAGCACCTGTAATTACGGGTAAGACAGCTTTAACCGAAGAAAACTATTTTCTGATTTTAAATCCGGATACCAAAATTCGTCCTGCATACAGCGAAATTCCTCAACTGTTTCAACAAGCCAGTTTTGCCAGAAAAGAAATTGCTGACAGAATAAAAATTGAAACACCCGATAAATACATCAATGCAGTTGGTGCCACGCTTTCAACCGCTGCCGATGCCGTTTGGGACGGTAAATCGTTTATGCACGGAGCCATTGCCTGGCGTATGCCTTTAAATGGTTGGCGGGGTGCTTATGCTGCCGACTGGCTGGGTTGGCATGATAGGGCAAAAACACATTTTAGAGGTTATTTTCAATCGCAATACACAGCACCTGCAAGTGGGCCAAGCACTCCCGATGAAAAAACGCATTTGGCCCGTCAGAAAGAAGAAAAAGGTACAGCCTTATTTACCGATGGTTATATCAGCAGGCGACCAGGTGGCGAAAATAAACCGCACCATTACGATATGAATCTGGTGTTTATTTCGCAACTTCTATCGCACTTCCGCTGGACAGGCGACCTGGATTTTTTACGCGAAAGCTGGCCGGTGCTTGAGCGTCATTTGGCCTGGGAAAAAAGATGTTTTGATGCAAACAATGATGGGCTCTACGATGCCTATGCCAGCATTTGGGCCAGCGATGCCCTGCAATACAGCGGTGGTGGCGTAACCCATTCTTCATCGTACAATTACCGGGCGAACCTGATTGCTGCCGAATTGGCTCCGCTTATCGGGAAAGACCCAAAATCTTATTTGCTAGAAGCGGAGAAAATAAAAACCGCAGTTAATGAATCTTTGTGGTTACACGAAAAAGGTTGGTTTGCCGAATACAAAGATTTACTGGGAAATCAATTGGTTCATCCATCAGCTGCCCTTTGGACTGTTTATCATGCCATTGATGAAAAAATGGCCAATCCATTCCAGGCCTACCAGTCAACACAATACATCGACAAAAACATCCCGCATATTCCCATTGAAGCTGAAGGTTTGGAAACCAGCAAATATTACACATTGGCAACAAGCAATTGGATGCCTTACACCTGGTCGATAAACAACGTTGCTTTTGCAGAGGTACTTCACATAGCGCTTGCTTATTGGCAAAGTGGAAGACCGGAAAAAGCATTCGAGCTTACAAAGAGTACTTTTCTCGATTACATGTTTTTGGGAAGCAGTCCCGGCAATTTTGGACAACTTTCACACTACGATGCTTTTAGGGGAGAACTGTACCGCGATTTTGCCGACCCGGTTTCCATGGCAGCACGCGCTTTTGTGGAAGGAATGTTTGGTATTTCGCCTGATATAGTTAACGAAAAGCTTTCGATTGCACCCGGTTGGCCAGAGGAATGGAGTCATGCATCGATTCAAACACCTGACATAAAACTAAATTTTAAACGAAATAACGATACCGATATTTACGAAATAGAATCGAATTTCGGGAAAAAGCTTCAGCTTAACCTGGCTTTAAATGCGCGAAAGGTAGATATTAAATCGGTAACGATTAACGGGGAAACACGGGATTGGACCTTTGATGAAAAAGCCATCGGAAGTCCTAAAGTAATTGTTAAAAGCAAGAAAGGGAACAAGTTTAAAGTTAAAATTGAATGGAGTGGTTCGGAATGGGAAACTCCTAAAGTGGATGAGTTTTATGCACTGAATGAAAACATTAATATCCAGCTAAAAAAAGCCACATTAGTTGATATTTATGACCCTCAAAATATATTCGATGATATAGAAAAAAATGAAAAAACCTTCTCTGCAAAACTAAAAGGGAAGCCAGGTTGGAGAACGGCATTTCTAAAATTTAAACAGAACGATTTACAATGGTGGCATCCTCTATCTTTTGATTTGCGCCCAGCATTTTGTTTAGTTTCAGATAAACAGCAAGCTGAAAATAAGTTGGCATTTAAAATTCAGAATAACACTAAAAAAACATTTAACGGGAAATATTCCGTTAATGGTATCTTTCAAAATATCACAATTCCTGCGAAATCAATTTCTGATAAAATTATTATTTCGAATAAGCTCGTACCAGGAAGCAACAAAGTTGAAATAATTGAAACAAACATAACCGAAAATGTAGTTAATTGGAATGTTTCGATTTCAAACAAAACTGTTTTTGAAAAAGTAAATATTACCGAGCAATTCAACGACCGGATTACTAACATTTTTAAGGAACAGTATTTTTCACCACGTTCGCCCTACCCTACTTTAAGCATACCGGTGCAGGGAATTGGCGATTGGTGTTCGTACCGCGAAACAGAAGAAATTGATGATTCAGGGCTGCGAAAAAAAGCTGGTGCTGCTAACGAAATAAAATCAGCCCAGGGAATCCCATTTCAAACTCCCGGTGAAGCGAAAAGCAATATTCTGTTTACTTCAAAATGGGATAATTATCCCGATTCTGTTGAGATTCCGCTTTCTGGAAAAGCTTCGCATTTGTATTTGCTAATGGCTGGTTCGGTACACCACATGCAAATAAATATGGTTAATGGATGGATAAAAGTGAACTACAAAGATGGCAGCAACGAAGTACTTCCATTAAAAAGCCCCGAAAACTGGTGGCCCATTGAACAGGATTATTACCAGGATGGATTTGCGTTTAAAGTAAATGCACCACAACCACCACGTTTGTATTTAAAAACCGGAGAATGGCACCTGGATTCGTACGATATATTAAAGAAAAACGGTACAAATAAAATAGAAGGCGGAGCAGCTTCAATGCTCGATTTACCTTTAAATCCGAAAAAGGAATTGCAATCATTAAAAGTAATAACCAATACCAATGATGTTGTTATTGGTCTTATGGCTGCAACATTGAAAACTGAAAACTGA
- a CDS encoding glycoside hydrolase family 2 TIM barrel-domain containing protein produces MNLTKQLIIFITLGFLSLAAIAQPTKKEIRYLSGTDNENTETWDFFCTEGRKSGEWTTIEVPSHWEQQGFGEYDYGRDYRTYGKKFNYSKESGIYKHRFTVPEKWEKKKVFIVFEGSMTDTEVKINGQLAGPIHQGSFYRFKYDITDKLKAGENELEVKVDKWSSNHSVNRAERYADYWIFGGIFRPVYLEAVPQSFIERVAINAKADGSFSMETFPVNIEKKQTIVAEIFDPKGNIVKSFESKVSKGDSLVVLSCNLENPNTWTAETPSRYSVKVSLKDKNTTTYELIEKFGFRTIEIRKGDGIYLNGTKIKMKGVNRHVFWPETGRCVNSKIDLNDVKLIKAMNMNAVRCAHYPPDKAFLNFCDSLGLYVMNELAGWQNAYDTESGSKLVRELVLRDVNHPSILFWSNGNEGGTNKELDDNYGMYDPSKRPVIHAHHKPGNDYNGVDCNHYENYYSSKKILDGGLIYMPTEFLHAQDDGGGATALADFWELFWNSERSAGGFSWVLADEGLVRTDMDNVIDANRVNAPDGLVGPHREKEGSFYAMREIYSPVKILLDKLPQDFDGTIPLENRYHFTNLKNIRFEWQLVNFSLPQQRGAFQKVMRTGKVESPDVAPVEKGELKLNLPENYKQYDALYLKAFDTAGDEIYTWTWKTDGNTNQVVKLVEKSLSKNETERLKALKAQGIEEDNILPIEAQAGDKNLSSEVEVIETEESISIKASGITVELNKKDGTILGLKNDFGLPIPFNNGPVLVSGEAQLTGISQEKGKDRQQIKFTYTGSLKSLTWTMYNSGWLQMDYEYQVEGEQYFNGISFTFPESDIISAKWLGEGPSHIWKNRLQGGQLDVFQRLFNNVLPGDNNWQHPQFKGYFADVSWMEFNTVYGKFTMVAQEEDLFVRLFDFYGISGPTNYPVLPIGNISFLDGIPPLGTKLAMGISNDTKSLGPAGELNTMPEPIKRTLYFYFGLLN; encoded by the coding sequence ATGAATCTCACAAAACAACTAATTATTTTTATTACGCTCGGATTTCTTTCCTTAGCAGCGATTGCCCAACCCACAAAAAAAGAAATAAGATACCTCTCTGGAACCGATAATGAGAACACCGAAACATGGGATTTTTTCTGTACCGAAGGACGAAAGAGTGGCGAATGGACAACAATAGAAGTGCCCTCGCATTGGGAGCAACAAGGTTTTGGCGAATACGATTATGGCCGCGATTACCGCACTTACGGCAAAAAATTTAACTACTCGAAAGAAAGCGGTATTTATAAACACCGTTTTACTGTTCCCGAAAAATGGGAAAAGAAAAAAGTATTTATTGTTTTTGAAGGCTCGATGACCGATACAGAAGTTAAGATTAACGGTCAACTAGCTGGTCCTATCCACCAGGGCTCGTTTTACCGGTTTAAATACGATATCACAGATAAGTTAAAAGCGGGGGAAAATGAGCTGGAAGTAAAAGTTGACAAATGGTCGTCGAATCACTCAGTAAACCGTGCCGAACGTTATGCCGATTATTGGATTTTTGGAGGTATTTTTCGCCCGGTTTACCTGGAGGCAGTACCACAATCGTTCATTGAAAGGGTGGCTATAAACGCAAAAGCGGATGGTTCTTTTTCAATGGAAACTTTCCCCGTAAATATCGAAAAAAAGCAAACTATTGTTGCCGAAATATTTGACCCGAAAGGCAATATTGTTAAAAGTTTCGAAAGCAAAGTTTCAAAAGGCGATTCTCTTGTTGTGCTTTCTTGCAATCTTGAGAATCCAAATACATGGACGGCCGAAACGCCAAGTCGTTATTCAGTAAAAGTAAGTTTGAAAGATAAAAATACCACCACTTATGAATTAATTGAAAAATTTGGTTTCCGCACTATCGAAATCCGCAAAGGTGATGGAATTTATTTGAACGGTACAAAAATTAAAATGAAAGGCGTAAACCGCCACGTTTTTTGGCCCGAAACCGGACGTTGCGTAAATTCAAAAATCGACCTTAACGATGTTAAACTGATAAAGGCCATGAACATGAATGCTGTTCGTTGCGCCCACTACCCTCCCGACAAGGCATTTCTAAATTTTTGCGATTCGTTGGGGCTTTATGTTATGAACGAACTGGCCGGCTGGCAAAATGCCTACGATACGGAATCGGGCAGCAAACTGGTACGCGAGCTTGTGCTTAGAGATGTAAATCACCCATCAATTCTTTTCTGGAGCAACGGCAACGAAGGTGGCACCAACAAAGAGCTGGATGATAATTACGGTATGTACGACCCATCAAAACGCCCGGTAATTCATGCACACCATAAACCCGGAAACGATTACAATGGCGTAGATTGTAATCACTACGAAAACTACTACAGTTCGAAAAAAATACTTGACGGCGGCCTTATTTACATGCCTACCGAATTCTTGCATGCGCAGGATGATGGAGGCGGAGCAACTGCTCTGGCTGATTTCTGGGAGTTGTTCTGGAACTCGGAGCGTTCGGCAGGCGGTTTCTCGTGGGTGTTGGCCGACGAAGGATTGGTGCGAACCGATATGGATAACGTTATTGATGCCAACCGCGTAAATGCACCCGATGGTTTGGTTGGCCCCCATCGCGAAAAAGAAGGTAGTTTTTATGCCATGCGCGAAATTTACTCTCCGGTTAAGATTCTTTTGGATAAATTACCTCAAGATTTCGATGGTACTATTCCGTTAGAAAATCGTTACCATTTCACCAACCTCAAAAATATTCGTTTTGAATGGCAGTTGGTAAATTTCAGTTTACCTCAACAACGCGGAGCTTTTCAGAAAGTAATGAGAACAGGGAAGGTTGAAAGCCCAGATGTTGCACCAGTTGAAAAAGGCGAATTAAAACTAAACCTTCCTGAAAATTACAAACAATACGATGCACTTTATTTAAAGGCATTTGATACCGCCGGAGATGAAATTTATACCTGGACCTGGAAAACAGATGGAAATACCAACCAGGTGGTAAAACTGGTTGAGAAATCGTTGAGTAAAAATGAAACGGAACGATTAAAAGCACTTAAAGCGCAGGGTATTGAAGAAGATAATATTTTACCCATTGAAGCGCAGGCTGGAGACAAAAACCTAAGTTCGGAAGTTGAAGTAATTGAAACTGAAGAATCAATCTCCATAAAAGCTTCAGGAATTACCGTTGAATTGAATAAAAAAGACGGCACAATTTTAGGCTTAAAAAATGATTTCGGCTTGCCCATTCCTTTTAATAACGGGCCGGTTTTGGTTTCAGGAGAAGCTCAATTAACAGGCATTTCGCAGGAGAAAGGAAAAGACAGACAACAAATAAAATTCACCTACACCGGCAGTTTAAAATCGCTTACCTGGACAATGTACAACAGCGGTTGGCTGCAAATGGATTACGAATACCAGGTAGAAGGCGAACAGTATTTTAACGGCATCAGTTTTACATTTCCCGAATCGGATATAATTAGTGCAAAATGGCTGGGAGAAGGGCCATCGCATATCTGGAAAAACCGTTTACAAGGGGGACAGCTCGACGTTTTCCAACGCCTGTTCAACAATGTTTTACCGGGCGATAACAACTGGCAACACCCGCAGTTTAAAGGCTATTTTGCCGATGTTTCGTGGATGGAATTTAATACCGTTTACGGGAAATTCACTATGGTAGCACAGGAAGAAGATTTATTTGTTCGTCTGTTTGATTTCTATGGAATTTCGGGTCCTACCAACTACCCTGTTCTGCCTATCGGAAACATCTCTTTCCTGGATGGCATTCCACCACTGGGAACAAAACTGGCCATGGGAATTAGCAACGACACCAAAAGTTTAGGGCCTGCCGGAGAGTTGAATACGATGCCCGAGCCCATAAAACGAACGCTTTACTTCTATTTCGGATTATTGAACTAA